The following proteins come from a genomic window of Aquimarina sp. MAR_2010_214:
- a CDS encoding PepSY domain-containing protein, with amino-acid sequence MKKNKKLNQWLWKWHFIAGLISLPFIIVLSITGGIYLFKADYEASKQKHIKEVVVQGTPISLQEQWEIAEKNAIKKPNAMVLTSTANQATEFISGRFSGKSSVYVNPYSGNVSGEIITRETNMYKIRKLHGELLMGKFGTKIVELIASWMVVLILTGLYVWWPDRGWNIKGFFIPRTNQGKRTFYRDLHSITGFWVSGLLLLILAGGFPWTDVFGDNFKQLQKITNTGYPATWQGHQLQSNDKGDALTLDQMVTKAEALHLQGTVMIHFPKGPKGVFSVSNFNPLDLDTQKKIHFDQYSGKQILSNNWSDVGVLMRGRMWVMAFHQGEFGAWSWWLMLLTAIALTIMSIAALVSYLLRKRKGSWGTPKVPAAFKIGYGVIILIGILAIVFPVFGISLLLIIGTEYLRNKIKKS; translated from the coding sequence ATGAAAAAAAACAAAAAACTAAATCAATGGCTTTGGAAATGGCACTTCATTGCAGGATTGATATCTCTTCCGTTTATAATTGTACTTTCTATAACGGGTGGAATATATCTATTCAAAGCAGATTATGAAGCCTCGAAGCAAAAACATATTAAAGAGGTCGTTGTACAAGGAACTCCCATTTCTCTTCAGGAACAATGGGAAATCGCAGAAAAAAATGCTATTAAAAAACCAAATGCAATGGTTTTAACTTCCACCGCCAATCAAGCGACTGAATTTATATCAGGTCGTTTTAGTGGAAAAAGCAGTGTGTATGTAAACCCATATTCGGGAAATGTTTCTGGAGAAATCATTACAAGAGAAACAAACATGTATAAAATCAGAAAACTGCATGGTGAGTTGTTAATGGGCAAATTTGGCACCAAAATCGTTGAGCTTATCGCTAGTTGGATGGTGGTTTTAATACTGACCGGACTATATGTTTGGTGGCCCGATAGAGGCTGGAATATAAAAGGTTTTTTTATTCCCAGAACAAATCAAGGAAAAAGAACATTCTATAGAGATTTACATTCGATTACAGGGTTTTGGGTTTCAGGATTGCTGCTGCTTATTCTGGCAGGTGGTTTCCCTTGGACTGATGTATTTGGTGATAATTTTAAACAACTTCAAAAAATAACAAATACTGGCTATCCTGCTACATGGCAAGGGCATCAATTGCAGTCAAATGATAAAGGAGATGCTCTAACATTAGATCAAATGGTAACCAAAGCAGAAGCACTTCACCTTCAGGGAACTGTAATGATTCATTTTCCAAAAGGGCCTAAAGGGGTTTTTAGTGTATCTAATTTCAACCCATTAGATCTCGATACTCAAAAAAAGATTCATTTTGATCAATATTCTGGCAAACAAATCCTATCAAACAATTGGAGTGATGTGGGAGTCTTAATGCGTGGCCGAATGTGGGTTATGGCATTTCACCAAGGAGAATTTGGAGCCTGGAGCTGGTGGTTGATGTTACTTACTGCGATAGCACTAACTATAATGAGTATTGCTGCACTTGTTTCCTATCTATTGCGAAAACGTAAAGGATCTTGGGGAACACCAAAAGTGCCGGCAGCTTTCAAAATCGGGTATGGAGTCATCATACTGATAGGAATCTTAGCTATCGTATTTCCTGTATTCGGAATAAGTCTTCTTTTGATTATTGGTACAGAATATCTAAGAAATAAAATCAAGAAATCTTAA
- a CDS encoding OmpA family protein, which yields MKKIILFVCVLFISTLSIHAQKKKDLLEEIDKLRKELKTTEAELTDSRKKEKATSTRVETMEAQVKDLKETNASLLTNMSSFTQLSNQKAKNLETSLKSLQEKDKQIKNINDAIGKTDSTKLASLTVLKNALGSDANIAVQNGAVLITLANTLLFGEDDNNCVIEDKAKGVLGKIANALNAKPDLKIIVEGNSNAINFKDKSISDNWDLSSKQAASVVRTLQNDFKVDPKRMDVLGKSEYGSQSIETATRIIIDPKFDQFYGLVKETMKNGSK from the coding sequence ATGAAAAAAATTATTTTATTTGTTTGTGTATTGTTTATTTCGACTTTGTCTATTCATGCACAGAAAAAAAAGGACCTTCTTGAAGAAATAGATAAGCTAAGAAAGGAATTAAAAACTACCGAAGCTGAGTTAACTGATTCTCGTAAAAAAGAAAAAGCAACATCAACTCGAGTTGAAACCATGGAAGCACAAGTAAAAGACTTAAAAGAAACTAATGCTTCTCTTTTGACCAATATGAGTAGTTTTACTCAATTATCTAATCAGAAAGCTAAGAACTTAGAAACTTCTCTTAAAAGTCTTCAGGAAAAAGATAAACAAATTAAGAACATAAATGATGCTATTGGTAAAACTGATTCTACCAAACTGGCATCGCTAACCGTTTTAAAAAATGCACTTGGCAGTGATGCTAATATTGCTGTACAAAACGGGGCTGTGTTAATCACTTTGGCCAATACATTATTATTTGGTGAAGATGATAATAATTGTGTTATTGAAGATAAAGCAAAAGGTGTTTTGGGAAAAATAGCAAATGCTTTAAATGCAAAACCTGATTTAAAAATCATTGTTGAAGGAAATAGCAATGCTATTAATTTTAAAGACAAAAGTATTAGTGATAACTGGGATCTTAGTTCAAAGCAAGCTGCATCGGTTGTAAGAACTCTACAAAATGATTTTAAAGTCGATCCGAAAAGAATGGATGTTCTGGGAAAAAGTGAGTATGGTTCACAAAGTATAGAAACTGCTACCAGAATTATAATTGATCCAAAATTTGATCAGTTCTACGGACTTGTTAAAGAAACTATGAAAAACGGATCTAAATAG
- a CDS encoding GNAT family N-acetyltransferase, translating to MNFRKATQQDVPLIVQMIANDELGKTRENYQIPLPKEYFEAFTAINTDPNQELIVVENNDFEIIGTLQLSFIQYLTYQGGIRAQIEAVRIRKDQRGKGIGQKMFEWAIERAKQKKAHVLQLTTDKKRPESIRFYEKLGFIASHEGMKLHF from the coding sequence ATGAATTTTAGAAAAGCCACCCAACAAGATGTTCCTTTAATCGTACAAATGATTGCTAATGATGAATTAGGAAAAACCAGAGAAAACTATCAAATTCCTCTCCCAAAAGAATATTTTGAAGCTTTTACAGCTATTAATACAGATCCAAATCAAGAATTGATCGTAGTAGAAAATAATGATTTTGAAATTATTGGCACCTTACAATTATCTTTCATACAATATTTAACGTATCAGGGAGGAATACGAGCACAAATTGAGGCTGTGAGAATTAGAAAAGATCAAAGAGGTAAAGGAATTGGGCAAAAAATGTTTGAATGGGCCATAGAGCGGGCAAAACAAAAAAAAGCACATGTACTACAACTTACTACAGATAAAAAGCGTCCAGAGTCCATACGTTTTTATGAGAAACTAGGGTTTATAGCTTCTCATGAAGGTATGAAACTTCATTTTTGA
- a CDS encoding TonB-dependent receptor domain-containing protein codes for MKNILVYAVTLCLGVYGYTQQSYKGKIVDSANHPLSGATIIESNSTTNGVMSDAEGVFKITLENSTEVTISFLGYISKKVSLTDTFSTISLTEDNVALEEVLVTSASREVQKRSEVPGSIASINTQAIAETKAFGIDQLVNQVPGVYMSTSRSASNEQHFMAVRSPISTKALFLYLEDGMQIRPTSVFNHNALLEMNTTSFGRVEVLKGPASSIYGSEAIGGSFNFITKNPTENLSGSVGFQINDLGLTRYEFEVSDQTSDDFGFYLGSHYIQREDGPIEHSDYEKLAITFKTVYDINETTKWTTVFDLVDFRSDMSGSLSESNYNEGNYESDQTFTEREAITFRARTTLDKFWNDSNKTSFNFMVRNNRMDQIPSYRVRQFRNQGQLTGLGSGEINSNKFKSFVGLIQHKLDFNFANSSLIIGATSDYSPQDYVAETIQVVVDPETGKNIEYTTNSGDFILNYEANIFNYAGFLQYEISPIDALKITAALRYDGFEYDYDNQTETTGVNDAIDNFNNLTPKLGVNYNFNTKTGMYANYSQGFAPPQVSTLYRNRNELLGIKPSRYHNYEVGGYFTIPSKLKLDAAIYLLEGQNTLITLRDQNDNFFSTNAGKTQSYGIEYGITWIPLEGLSITHNGSYAQHRYVEFFDRGVDYSDTDRNTAPNLIGTSLITYRKNYDNNFGFSITAEHELVGKYNTSFENQIDNEDGTFDTATYDGHSIFNLRATIHYKGFEVWGHALNVFDELYAARASFNRFRGENSFTIGNPRAFHLGVKYNF; via the coding sequence ATGAAAAACATATTAGTTTATGCTGTTACCCTATGTTTAGGGGTATACGGTTATACACAACAATCATATAAAGGAAAAATAGTAGACAGTGCTAATCATCCATTATCAGGAGCAACCATTATTGAATCCAATAGTACTACTAATGGAGTAATGAGTGACGCAGAAGGAGTTTTTAAAATCACATTAGAAAATTCTACCGAAGTCACTATTAGTTTTTTGGGATATATCTCTAAAAAAGTAAGTTTAACAGATACTTTTAGTACCATTAGTTTAACAGAAGATAATGTAGCTTTAGAAGAAGTTTTGGTAACCTCTGCCAGTAGAGAGGTTCAAAAACGTTCTGAAGTACCAGGATCTATTGCTTCAATTAATACGCAGGCCATTGCAGAAACCAAAGCTTTCGGTATTGATCAACTGGTAAACCAGGTACCAGGAGTATACATGTCTACTTCTCGATCAGCAAGTAACGAACAACACTTTATGGCTGTACGCTCTCCTATTTCTACAAAAGCGTTGTTTTTATACCTGGAAGACGGTATGCAAATTCGACCTACATCAGTATTTAATCACAACGCATTATTAGAGATGAACACTACTTCTTTTGGTCGTGTTGAAGTACTAAAAGGTCCGGCTTCAAGTATTTACGGTAGCGAGGCTATCGGGGGTAGTTTTAATTTTATTACCAAAAACCCAACAGAAAACCTTAGTGGTAGTGTTGGTTTTCAAATCAATGACTTAGGGCTAACTCGATATGAGTTCGAAGTTTCTGATCAAACCAGTGATGATTTTGGATTTTATTTGGGCAGTCATTATATACAACGTGAAGATGGCCCCATAGAACATAGTGATTATGAGAAGTTAGCTATTACTTTTAAAACAGTGTATGATATTAACGAAACCACAAAATGGACAACTGTTTTTGATCTTGTAGATTTTCGATCTGATATGTCAGGTTCTTTAAGCGAATCTAACTACAATGAAGGAAACTATGAAAGTGATCAAACGTTTACTGAAAGAGAGGCAATTACATTTAGAGCTAGAACTACATTAGATAAATTTTGGAACGATTCTAATAAAACTTCATTCAATTTTATGGTTAGAAATAATCGAATGGATCAAATTCCTTCTTATAGAGTACGGCAATTTAGAAATCAGGGACAGTTAACAGGGTTGGGTTCAGGAGAAATTAACTCTAATAAGTTTAAAAGTTTTGTAGGATTAATTCAGCATAAGTTAGATTTCAACTTTGCCAATTCTTCTTTAATCATTGGTGCCACATCAGATTATTCACCACAGGATTATGTCGCAGAGACAATACAAGTTGTCGTTGATCCTGAAACAGGAAAAAATATTGAATACACTACCAACTCTGGGGACTTTATCCTGAATTATGAAGCTAATATATTTAATTATGCAGGTTTTCTTCAATATGAGATATCACCTATAGATGCTCTAAAAATTACCGCTGCACTACGCTATGATGGTTTTGAATATGATTATGATAATCAAACAGAAACTACAGGCGTAAATGATGCTATTGATAATTTTAATAATCTTACTCCTAAATTAGGTGTCAATTATAATTTTAATACAAAAACCGGAATGTATGCAAACTACTCTCAAGGGTTTGCACCACCCCAAGTTTCTACATTATATCGTAATCGAAATGAACTACTAGGCATAAAACCAAGTCGTTATCATAACTATGAGGTTGGAGGCTATTTTACTATTCCTTCAAAATTAAAATTAGATGCTGCAATTTACCTTCTCGAAGGGCAAAATACCTTAATCACCTTAAGAGATCAAAATGATAATTTTTTTAGCACCAATGCTGGTAAAACTCAATCATATGGTATTGAGTATGGTATAACCTGGATACCTCTAGAAGGATTATCGATAACTCATAATGGTAGTTATGCGCAGCATCGTTATGTAGAATTTTTTGATAGAGGAGTTGATTATTCTGATACCGATAGAAATACTGCTCCCAACCTAATAGGAACTTCTCTAATCACATATCGTAAGAATTATGATAACAATTTTGGATTCAGCATAACAGCAGAACACGAATTGGTAGGTAAATACAATACCAGTTTCGAAAACCAGATAGACAATGAAGATGGTACTTTTGATACCGCAACTTATGATGGGCACTCTATTTTTAATCTTAGAGCTACTATTCATTATAAAGGTTTTGAAGTATGGGGTCATGCTCTTAATGTCTTTGATGAGTTATACGCTGCAAGAGCCTCATTTAACAGATTTAGAGGTGAGAACAGCTTTACAATTGGTAACCCAAGAGCTTTTCATCTTGGAGTGAAGTATAATTTCTAA